The following proteins are co-located in the Gloeocapsa sp. PCC 7428 genome:
- the queA gene encoding tRNA preQ1(34) S-adenosylmethionine ribosyltransferase-isomerase QueA, with protein sequence MLRQLSAQEQDRLLSAYDYELPEELIAQNPAVPRDSARLLVVDSTRHRHHRFYELPQLLRSGDLLVMNNTRVIPARLYGHKQSGATVEVLLLEERQHNQWLALVKPGRRLPPGATIVFAGNATDPLSATVLETDAATGGRLLQFDVPQEMSLLQVLDQYGQVPLPPYITNSQAASEQYQTVYAEQPGAVAAPTAGLHFTPELLTRLKDTGIRTAFVTLHVGVGTFRPVEVEDITTHKMHGEWVEVSADTVAQIRETQAQGGRVFAVGTTVVRSLEGAAVSGELQPFCGKTNLFIYPGYQWRVVEGLITNFHLPKSSLLMLVSALIGRQRLLELYQEAIAERYRFYSFGDAMLILPQFESMC encoded by the coding sequence ATGTTGCGTCAATTATCTGCTCAAGAACAAGACCGCTTATTATCTGCATACGATTATGAATTACCCGAAGAGTTAATTGCCCAAAATCCCGCTGTACCTAGAGATAGCGCGCGCTTGTTAGTTGTTGATTCCACACGCCATCGCCATCATCGATTTTACGAGTTGCCACAACTGCTGCGATCGGGCGATTTACTTGTGATGAACAATACAAGGGTAATACCCGCGCGGCTGTATGGGCATAAGCAAAGTGGTGCAACTGTTGAAGTGTTACTCTTAGAAGAACGCCAGCACAATCAATGGTTAGCCTTAGTCAAACCAGGAAGGCGTTTACCGCCAGGGGCAACGATTGTATTTGCAGGAAACGCAACCGATCCTTTAAGTGCAACTGTATTAGAAACCGACGCGGCGACTGGGGGGCGGTTGTTGCAATTTGATGTTCCGCAAGAAATGTCTTTGCTGCAAGTGTTAGATCAATACGGGCAAGTGCCCTTACCACCTTACATTACAAATTCTCAAGCCGCCAGCGAACAATATCAAACAGTATACGCCGAGCAACCTGGTGCTGTCGCCGCTCCGACGGCTGGGCTGCATTTTACTCCAGAGTTACTGACACGCCTCAAAGATACAGGAATCCGTACCGCTTTTGTGACGCTACACGTCGGTGTGGGAACCTTTCGCCCTGTAGAAGTAGAAGACATCACAACGCATAAAATGCACGGGGAATGGGTAGAAGTCAGTGCAGATACTGTTGCGCAAATTCGCGAGACACAAGCCCAAGGCGGGAGAGTGTTTGCAGTGGGAACCACAGTGGTACGCTCATTAGAAGGTGCCGCAGTTTCAGGAGAATTGCAACCTTTTTGCGGAAAAACCAACTTATTTATTTATCCTGGTTATCAATGGCGCGTTGTCGAAGGATTGATTACAAACTTTCATCTACCTAAATCAAGTTTGCTGATGCTGGTAAGTGCATTAATTGGACGTCAGCGCCTTTTGGAGTTGTACCAAGAAGCGATCGCCGAGCGCTACCGCTTTTACTCGTTTGGTGATGCGATGTTGATTTTACCGCAATTTGAATCGATGTGTTGA
- a CDS encoding YraN family protein, translating into MTNPPASYYPDIGVLGEDLVAQWLQLQGCKILHRRWRCRWGELDIVAQQEATTPFVTFVEVKTRSSGNWDEGGLLSLTPQKQAKLYRAATFYLTQYPDLSAYPCRFDVALVYCQRLNTHSPPPINKPAIFESLALQVRNTQFKLLLQDYIPAAFEFYSQF; encoded by the coding sequence ATGACAAACCCTCCTGCTTCTTATTATCCCGATATTGGTGTATTAGGAGAAGACCTCGTTGCACAATGGTTACAGTTACAAGGTTGCAAAATTCTGCATCGTCGCTGGCGCTGTCGTTGGGGCGAACTCGATATCGTTGCCCAACAAGAAGCTACCACACCATTCGTTACTTTTGTCGAAGTCAAAACTCGTAGCAGCGGAAATTGGGATGAAGGCGGGTTATTATCGCTCACACCACAAAAGCAAGCTAAACTTTATCGAGCAGCGACTTTTTACTTAACTCAATACCCCGACTTAAGCGCCTATCCCTGTCGCTTCGATGTTGCTTTAGTCTACTGTCAACGCTTAAACACTCATTCGCCACCACCAATAAATAAGCCAGCAATCTTTGAATCGCTGGCACTACAAGTTAGAAATACTCAATTCAAATTACTCTTGCAAGACTACATTCCCGCAGCATTTGAATTTTATTCACAGTTTTGA
- a CDS encoding pentapeptide repeat-containing protein, producing the protein MVKTIFRVCRWIAFWMLVVSAIASPLYISIPSAIALDYNKEILLNSDFSGRDLTDSSFNHANLRNSNFSHANLEGVSLFAANLESANLEGANLTNATLDSARLSNANLKDAVLEGAFAANAKFDKAIIDGADFTDVLLRRDEQDKLCKVAKGTNPTTGRETRETLMCF; encoded by the coding sequence ATGGTAAAGACTATATTCAGGGTATGTCGCTGGATAGCGTTTTGGATGCTAGTTGTGAGTGCGATCGCGTCTCCACTGTATATAAGTATTCCCAGTGCGATCGCACTTGATTACAACAAAGAAATTTTACTGAACTCTGATTTTTCAGGGCGTGATTTAACCGACTCTAGTTTTAATCATGCCAATTTGCGTAACAGCAATTTCAGCCACGCAAATTTAGAAGGTGTCAGTTTATTTGCAGCGAACTTAGAGTCAGCTAATCTCGAAGGCGCAAATTTGACGAATGCGACGTTAGATTCAGCGCGGTTGAGTAATGCTAATTTAAAGGATGCGGTTTTAGAGGGTGCATTTGCGGCAAATGCTAAATTTGACAAGGCGATTATTGATGGGGCTGACTTTACTGACGTGCTATTGCGCCGAGACGAACAAGACAAGCTGTGCAAAGTAGCTAAAGGAACTAACCCAACAACAGGGCGAGAAACACGGGAAACTTTGATGTGTTTTTAA
- a CDS encoding calcium-binding protein — MANINGTIFDDSINGTNYSDSIFANDGNDYVNGKDGNDVIDGWNGNDTLDGWKGNDTLYGWYGNDVLYGYDGNDKLYGEADNDTLYGEAGNDLLDGGSGADAMYGGTGNDTYIVDSFYDTVTEYQNGGNDTVKSSVSFTLGSYVDNLTLTGYDAISGTGNNLNNKIVGNSADNFIDGLSGNDKLYGDAGNDTLLGYYGNDYIEGGAGNDRIAGEYGYDTLVGGVGADTFVFYSPYEGIDTIKDFKYSEGDTIEVSASGFGITPGVNQYNGFNFNGDTGALSFNGTQFATLQLGSGFVPSLDITIV; from the coding sequence ATGGCTAACATCAACGGCACAATTTTCGATGACAGCATTAATGGTACAAACTACAGCGACAGCATATTTGCCAATGACGGTAATGACTATGTAAACGGTAAAGACGGCAACGATGTGATCGATGGCTGGAATGGTAACGATACTTTAGATGGTTGGAAAGGGAACGATACGCTCTATGGTTGGTATGGCAATGACGTACTATACGGCTATGACGGCAACGACAAGCTATACGGTGAAGCTGACAATGATACCCTTTATGGCGAAGCTGGTAACGACTTACTCGACGGTGGTTCCGGTGCTGATGCGATGTATGGCGGTACAGGTAATGATACATACATCGTCGATAGTTTTTACGATACCGTTACTGAGTACCAAAATGGTGGAAACGATACCGTTAAGTCTTCTGTCAGCTTTACCCTCGGCTCGTATGTCGATAATCTCACCCTCACAGGCTACGACGCAATTAGCGGTACTGGCAACAACTTGAATAACAAAATTGTTGGTAATAGTGCTGATAACTTCATTGATGGCTTGTCTGGTAATGATAAACTCTATGGAGATGCCGGAAATGATACTCTACTAGGCTACTACGGTAACGACTACATTGAGGGAGGTGCAGGCAACGATCGCATTGCCGGTGAATATGGTTACGATACGCTGGTAGGTGGTGTAGGCGCAGATACCTTTGTTTTCTACTCTCCTTACGAAGGTATCGATACAATTAAAGACTTCAAGTATTCAGAGGGAGACACAATAGAAGTCTCAGCTTCTGGATTTGGTATCACTCCAGGTGTCAACCAGTACAATGGTTTCAATTTCAACGGCGATACGGGTGCTTTATCGTTCAACGGCACGCAGTTTGCCACACTGCAACTCGGTTCAGGCTTTGTTCCTAGCCTAGACATTACCATCGTTTAA
- the dnaG gene encoding DNA primase: protein MQIPRLHPDTIEEVKQRVDIVDVVSEHVVLRKRGKDYVGLCPFHDEKTPSFSVSPTKQMYYCFGCNAGGNAIKFLMEVGKSSFSEVVLDLARRYQVPVQTLAPEQRQELQRQLSLREQLYEILAIAAQFYQHALRQPQGETALEYLQSTRKLSLETIQQFGLGYAPTSWETLYRYLVEQKHYPVQLLEQAGLIRQRQSKDSYYDYFRDRLMIPIHDIQGRVIGFGGRSLGDEQPKYLNSPETQLFNKGKTLFALDQAKSAISHADQAVVVEGYFDAIALHAAGITNAVASLGTALSLDQVRQLLRYTESKQLVLNFDADAAGTQAAERAIGEIATLAYRGEVSLRILNLPEGKDADEYLHTYTPEHYRELLQKAPLWLDWQIQQIVANRDLKQADQFQQVAQKMVKLLKLIDNSDTRNHYIFRCAELLSLGDSRLIPLQAETLSQQVTPVQSNRKPQPFKKQQSPAFPLTSDRSLLEQAEALLLRIYLHCPEHRQAITEALQARDLQFSLSHHRFLWQQILAETALENNPVSSDASDPLFSRLQTRCLQFEREMTSISHLFYLDEKTEHDLLRATQGVQAAIACMERVMCEKRYRLYLELWEAIDPKEDPERSRSYYELLYTEQRRLQQLDRQRQFSLTDLI, encoded by the coding sequence ATGCAAATTCCGCGCCTGCATCCAGACACAATTGAAGAAGTTAAGCAACGAGTTGATATCGTCGATGTGGTATCAGAACACGTTGTTCTGCGCAAGCGTGGTAAAGATTATGTAGGTTTGTGTCCTTTCCACGACGAAAAAACCCCGAGTTTCAGTGTTAGCCCAACGAAGCAGATGTATTACTGCTTTGGCTGTAACGCTGGGGGAAACGCCATCAAGTTTTTGATGGAAGTCGGGAAAAGTTCGTTTAGTGAAGTTGTCTTAGATTTAGCACGGCGCTACCAAGTACCCGTACAAACCCTCGCACCCGAACAACGCCAAGAACTACAGCGTCAATTATCGTTACGCGAACAGCTTTATGAGATTTTAGCGATCGCTGCTCAATTCTATCAACACGCCTTACGTCAACCGCAAGGAGAAACCGCGCTAGAGTATCTGCAATCGACACGCAAACTCAGCCTAGAAACCATTCAGCAGTTTGGGTTAGGTTACGCACCGACAAGCTGGGAAACGCTTTATCGCTACTTGGTAGAACAAAAGCACTACCCCGTGCAACTTCTAGAACAAGCAGGATTAATTCGCCAACGACAATCAAAAGACAGTTATTACGATTATTTTCGCGATCGCTTGATGATTCCAATTCATGATATCCAAGGGCGCGTCATTGGTTTTGGTGGCAGAAGTTTAGGCGATGAGCAACCCAAGTATCTTAACTCGCCTGAAACTCAATTATTCAATAAAGGAAAAACGCTGTTTGCCCTCGATCAAGCCAAATCGGCAATTTCGCACGCAGATCAAGCAGTCGTCGTCGAAGGCTATTTTGATGCGATCGCCCTCCACGCCGCCGGAATTACGAACGCAGTAGCTTCGTTGGGTACAGCGTTGAGTTTAGATCAAGTACGCCAACTCCTACGCTACACCGAATCAAAACAACTTGTGCTGAACTTTGATGCTGATGCTGCGGGAACGCAAGCCGCAGAACGCGCGATCGGCGAAATTGCAACTCTTGCGTATCGTGGCGAAGTCAGTTTGCGGATTCTCAATTTACCTGAAGGTAAAGACGCTGATGAATACCTACATACCTACACGCCCGAACACTATCGCGAACTCTTACAAAAAGCTCCATTGTGGTTAGACTGGCAAATACAACAAATCGTAGCAAACCGCGACTTGAAGCAAGCGGATCAATTTCAGCAAGTCGCCCAAAAAATGGTGAAGTTGCTTAAATTAATTGATAACAGCGATACGCGCAATCATTATATTTTTCGCTGCGCCGAGTTACTGAGTTTAGGTGATTCGCGCCTAATACCCCTACAAGCTGAAACTCTATCGCAGCAAGTCACACCCGTTCAAAGCAACCGCAAACCCCAACCATTTAAAAAGCAGCAATCGCCAGCTTTTCCCCTGACAAGCGATCGCAGTCTCCTCGAACAAGCCGAAGCTTTACTACTACGCATTTACCTACATTGTCCCGAACATCGTCAAGCAATTACCGAAGCTTTACAAGCGCGAGATCTACAATTTAGCCTCTCGCACCATCGATTTTTGTGGCAACAAATCTTAGCAGAAACTGCATTAGAAAATAACCCAGTATCATCTGACGCATCAGATCCCTTATTCTCGCGCCTCCAAACCCGCTGCTTACAATTTGAACGCGAGATGACTTCGATATCACACTTATTTTACTTAGATGAGAAAACCGAACACGATCTGCTGCGTGCGACTCAAGGAGTACAAGCGGCGATCGCGTGCATGGAACGCGTCATGTGTGAAAAACGCTATCGCTTATACCTCGAACTTTGGGAAGCGATCGATCCAAAAGAAGATCCAGAGCGATCGCGATCGTACTATGAACTCCTCTACACCGAACAGCGCCGCTTACAACAATTAGATCGACAACGCCAATTTTCCCTCACCGATCTCATTTAA
- a CDS encoding glutamate-cysteine ligase family protein, translated as MSVEDRRIGLEQEFFLVDELGVISHCGDEYLQRCQEVAVAEGRNPQHFAPEWVKSMVEINTPPAYSVTELATEYLGNLKVALKVAKEMSLRLYPLSTYPLHVMPTIRNKLWYHVQVRTIGFDRFMHAARCTGTHIHLDLPAGIIDRRVGVSYNSTPQAREELLNIYNLATALDPSLIVLSRACPFYEGRVMKFAAHTVRYRGSDVFGWEGVYTHLQSVGGLQPYAADIEELVELQFARYYSWLAAMDRAGVERHLFKEAGGNLLKAAWNRVRLNGIGTVEMRGTDSNYPQVILAIATLLYHAAHRVRTEHLTVKPTEGLRIFELNGNILAVPDFYYLDGDLLYAAVTEGVKSTEVVAYLDSILDFALQEGGEGSHYLKTLRSALGEYQTTEAEILQDFFPTTEEISQEDGLSLVRQCCDKLEQQVAFLEQSHLEMLAE; from the coding sequence ATGAGTGTAGAAGATCGGCGGATCGGGCTTGAGCAAGAATTTTTTCTTGTAGATGAACTTGGTGTCATTTCGCATTGCGGTGATGAATACTTACAGCGCTGTCAAGAAGTCGCAGTAGCCGAAGGACGTAACCCGCAACATTTTGCACCGGAATGGGTAAAAAGTATGGTGGAAATTAACACACCACCTGCTTACAGCGTGACAGAGTTAGCAACAGAATATCTAGGTAATCTTAAGGTGGCGCTCAAGGTAGCTAAGGAAATGAGTCTCAGACTTTACCCTTTGTCTACCTACCCGCTGCACGTCATGCCGACAATTCGCAATAAGCTATGGTATCACGTGCAAGTTCGCACGATTGGCTTCGATCGCTTTATGCACGCGGCGCGGTGTACAGGAACGCACATTCATTTAGATCTCCCAGCAGGAATCATTGACCGACGCGTAGGCGTGTCTTACAACTCTACACCCCAAGCACGCGAAGAACTGTTGAATATTTATAACTTGGCAACAGCGTTAGATCCATCATTGATTGTACTATCGCGGGCGTGTCCTTTTTACGAAGGACGCGTCATGAAATTTGCAGCGCATACCGTACGTTATCGCGGTAGTGACGTTTTTGGTTGGGAAGGAGTGTATACGCATTTGCAATCGGTTGGTGGATTACAGCCGTATGCAGCAGATATTGAAGAATTAGTCGAGTTACAGTTTGCGCGATACTACTCTTGGTTAGCCGCAATGGATCGGGCGGGAGTCGAACGACATTTGTTTAAAGAAGCTGGGGGAAATCTCCTCAAAGCGGCGTGGAATCGCGTGCGACTCAATGGAATTGGTACGGTAGAAATGCGCGGAACCGATAGCAACTACCCCCAAGTGATTTTAGCGATCGCCACGCTACTTTATCATGCAGCACATCGCGTGCGAACTGAACATCTGACTGTTAAACCGACTGAGGGATTACGCATCTTTGAGTTGAACGGCAATATCCTTGCTGTACCAGACTTTTACTATCTTGATGGTGACTTGCTGTATGCTGCGGTGACGGAGGGTGTTAAGAGTACTGAAGTTGTAGCATATTTAGATTCAATTCTTGATTTTGCACTCCAAGAAGGTGGGGAAGGATCGCACTATCTCAAAACATTAAGATCTGCGCTAGGAGAATACCAAACTACCGAAGCCGAAATTTTGCAAGACTTTTTCCCCACTACAGAAGAAATCTCGCAAGAAGACGGGTTAAGCTTGGTACGTCAGTGTTGCGACAAATTAGAACAGCAAGTTGCCTTTCTAGAACAATCGCATTTGGAGATGCTTGCGGAGTAA
- a CDS encoding N-formylglutamate amidohydrolase: protein MTSSSWALTQGDGPIVAVALHDGHDIREEVAPLLSVTEADRWREEDPYTAHWTKIADTRIVVRRSRFEFDLNRSRDKAVYIKPEDAWGLKVWKKRPPRAIVERSWAEHDAFYAMLEKVLSDIERRHRRFVVFELHTYNHLRFGPDSLPADPRYNPEINIGTGTLNRQRWAPVIDRFTQDLRAFNFLGRHLDVRENINFSGGYFPRWVHQTFPDSACVLSIEVKKFFMNEWTNEVDIVQLDAIRQALQSTVPGILEALNQVDADVVNNTYQFV from the coding sequence ATGACATCAAGTAGCTGGGCATTAACACAAGGAGATGGACCAATCGTTGCTGTGGCGCTGCACGATGGTCACGATATCCGCGAAGAAGTCGCCCCGTTACTCAGCGTTACCGAAGCGGATCGCTGGCGCGAAGAAGATCCGTACACTGCGCATTGGACAAAGATTGCCGATACCAGAATTGTTGTACGGCGATCGCGGTTTGAATTTGACCTCAATCGTAGCCGCGATAAAGCCGTCTATATTAAACCTGAAGATGCTTGGGGATTAAAGGTTTGGAAAAAAAGACCACCCCGTGCGATCGTGGAGCGTTCTTGGGCAGAACACGACGCCTTCTATGCCATGTTAGAAAAAGTTTTGAGCGATATTGAACGTCGTCATCGTCGCTTCGTTGTATTTGAACTGCATACTTACAATCACTTGCGTTTTGGACCTGATTCACTACCCGCCGATCCGCGTTACAATCCAGAAATTAACATTGGTACAGGAACGCTCAATCGTCAGCGGTGGGCACCTGTTATCGACCGCTTTACGCAAGATTTGCGAGCCTTCAACTTTTTGGGTAGACATTTAGACGTCCGCGAAAATATTAACTTCTCCGGCGGTTACTTTCCCCGCTGGGTGCATCAAACCTTTCCTGATTCAGCGTGCGTTTTGTCGATTGAAGTCAAAAAATTTTTTATGAACGAATGGACAAATGAAGTAGACATCGTGCAATTAGATGCGATTCGTCAAGCGTTGCAATCTACTGTTCCAGGTATTCTAGAAGCTTTAAATCAAGTTGATGCAGATGTCGTCAACAACACTTATCAATTTGTTTAA
- a CDS encoding LysR family transcriptional regulator encodes MSDITSKIKLSQLRALVAVAEHGNFSTAALHLDISQSAVSHAIAALEEDLGVVLLARGRHGAHPTPVGERIITHARQVLQLLETMAKEANLEKGLHGGQVRIGCFRSVATHILPAVIAEFRNHFPKIAVTITEHYDYIDVEQALREGHADLGFTYLPASDEFETWKLLRDDYIVLLPPTAPTTTKQINWKQLAAYPLIVPSTNTCSIRIRNHLRFSDYPLNIAYEVREDSTIVSMVVQGLGAAILPRLAAEPLPPGVQACTLPIPLERIIGVAVLANTLQTPAVFAFLDVLMKSKRFALKAVV; translated from the coding sequence ATGAGTGACATTACTAGTAAAATTAAGCTCTCGCAGTTACGGGCGTTAGTTGCAGTCGCGGAACACGGAAACTTTAGTACGGCTGCGCTACATTTGGATATATCGCAGTCTGCGGTTAGTCATGCGATCGCGGCGTTAGAAGAAGATTTAGGCGTTGTCTTACTCGCGCGTGGGCGTCATGGGGCGCATCCGACACCTGTGGGCGAAAGGATCATTACTCACGCACGCCAGGTACTACAATTACTCGAAACAATGGCTAAAGAAGCAAATCTCGAAAAAGGTTTGCACGGAGGTCAAGTACGAATTGGCTGTTTTCGGAGTGTCGCAACGCACATTTTACCAGCAGTTATTGCCGAGTTTCGCAACCATTTTCCTAAAATTGCCGTCACAATTACTGAACATTACGATTATATTGACGTTGAACAAGCTTTGCGGGAAGGTCATGCGGATCTTGGCTTTACTTATCTCCCTGCAAGTGATGAATTTGAGACTTGGAAATTATTACGCGATGATTATATTGTGTTGCTACCGCCAACTGCTCCAACAACGACAAAACAAATCAACTGGAAGCAATTAGCCGCATATCCTTTAATTGTCCCGTCAACAAATACCTGTTCAATTAGAATTCGCAATCATCTACGCTTTTCCGATTATCCGCTCAACATTGCGTATGAAGTTCGCGAAGATTCAACAATTGTCAGTATGGTTGTTCAAGGATTGGGTGCAGCAATTTTGCCACGATTAGCCGCCGAACCCTTACCACCAGGGGTACAAGCGTGTACTTTACCGATTCCTCTTGAAAGAATCATCGGAGTGGCGGTGTTGGCGAATACACTGCAAACACCCGCAGTTTTTGCGTTTCTGGATGTTCTGATGAAATCAAAGCGATTTGCACTTAAAGCAGTGGTTTAG